Proteins encoded in a region of the Candidatus Nitrospira nitrificans genome:
- a CDS encoding rod shape-determining protein MreB, with protein MFGWFSDDLAIDLGTATTLVYVHGKGIVLNEPSVVAVEKKSEKVLAVGAEAKKMLGRTPGNIVAVRPMKEGVIADFEMAEQMLKHFIRKAHNRSAFVRPRIIIGVPSRITQVEQRAVRDSAELAGAREVYLIEEPVAAAIGSGLPITEPSGNMVVDVGGGTTDIAVISLGGIVYSESVKVAGDRMDEAIMNYIKKKYNLLIGEHMAERIKFEIGSAYPFEERKTMMIKGRDLISGIPRTLVIDDAEVREALQEPIGTIVNAIKIALENTPPELAGDIIDRGIVLTGGGSLLKGMDTRFREETNLPIITVDDPLTSVVLGVGKILDELDLLRKVSVMSQANNLR; from the coding sequence ATGTTTGGGTGGTTCTCCGACGACCTGGCGATTGATTTAGGCACCGCCACCACGCTCGTGTATGTTCACGGGAAGGGGATCGTGCTGAATGAGCCTTCCGTGGTCGCGGTTGAAAAGAAAAGTGAAAAAGTGCTGGCCGTCGGCGCCGAGGCGAAGAAAATGCTCGGCCGCACGCCCGGGAACATTGTCGCCGTTCGGCCGATGAAAGAAGGCGTGATCGCCGATTTCGAGATGGCCGAGCAAATGTTGAAACATTTCATCCGCAAAGCCCACAATCGCAGCGCGTTCGTGCGGCCGCGCATCATCATCGGTGTGCCCTCCCGTATCACGCAGGTGGAGCAGCGGGCGGTGCGTGATTCGGCGGAATTGGCCGGGGCCCGAGAAGTCTATTTGATCGAAGAGCCGGTTGCTGCCGCAATCGGGTCCGGATTGCCGATCACGGAGCCGTCCGGCAACATGGTCGTCGATGTGGGAGGCGGGACGACGGACATTGCCGTCATTTCGCTGGGCGGGATCGTGTACAGCGAATCCGTCAAGGTCGCCGGCGATCGGATGGACGAAGCGATCATGAATTACATCAAAAAGAAGTACAATCTGCTCATCGGCGAACACATGGCGGAGCGGATCAAGTTTGAAATCGGGTCCGCCTATCCGTTCGAGGAACGGAAAACCATGATGATCAAGGGGCGGGATTTGATTTCCGGCATTCCGCGCACGTTGGTCATCGATGACGCCGAGGTGCGTGAAGCGTTGCAAGAGCCCATTGGAACGATCGTGAATGCGATCAAGATCGCATTGGAAAACACCCCGCCTGAGCTGGCCGGGGATATTATCGATCGTGGGATCGTGTTGACAGGGGGGGGGTCCCTCCTGAAAGGGATGGACACGCGATTCCGAGAAGAAACGAACTTACCGATCATTACGGTGGACGATCCGCTGACTTCCGTGGTGCTGGGGGTCGGCAAGATTCTGGATGAGCTGGATCTCCTCCGAAAGGTATCGGTCATGTCTCAAGCGAACAACCTCCGGTAA
- a CDS encoding RDD family protein, producing MAGEGLTSTALQARVYPKAHVLNRFIAKLIDLFIVVAAGEIAPPVGFLSGLAYILIADGFAGGKSIGKRLVGLQTMRLDGPDTASFRESIIRNLPLGGAQIAYAVPYIGWLVALAILAFESFLIIGNEQGRRLGDEVARTHVLDAGQLSIPD from the coding sequence TTGGCAGGGGAGGGGCTAACCTCGACGGCGCTGCAGGCAAGAGTCTATCCGAAGGCCCATGTCCTGAATCGGTTCATTGCGAAGCTAATCGATTTGTTCATTGTCGTCGCTGCCGGCGAAATCGCTCCTCCGGTCGGCTTTCTTTCCGGATTGGCTTACATTCTGATTGCCGATGGGTTCGCGGGTGGAAAAAGTATCGGCAAACGGTTGGTTGGTTTGCAAACCATGCGATTGGATGGTCCGGATACGGCTAGTTTCCGAGAGTCGATCATCCGAAACCTTCCGCTGGGTGGCGCACAGATCGCGTATGCGGTTCCGTACATCGGATGGCTTGTCGCGCTCGCCATTTTAGCGTTTGAAAGTTTTTTGATCATTGGGAATGAGCAGGGTCGTCGGCTTGGCGATGAAGTCGCAAGGACTCACGTGTTGGACGCCGGTCAACTTTCGATCCCGGATTAG
- the dprA gene encoding DNA-processing protein DprA: protein MDEASLTSWLTLQAIDGVGDRTLLKLIHAFGAPDAVLGATAADLIGAGCSVELAESVRRGPETSRRRQIDGQVKIVERLKIQTITLFDRSYPARLKAIPDPPPLLYVSGSLLPKDEVAVAIVGGRRATQSGRLITEEIAKDLAGWGVTIVSGLARGIDAAAHRGALTGKGRTIAVLGCGIDRTYPSEHQTLRRNIESHGAVISELPIGAAPQSHHFPRRNRIISGLSLGVLVGEAATASGSLITAKLALEQGREVFAVPGSVKEEACRGSNRLIKEGAKLIEGAQDILDEILPQVDARQRATLHLDRAVPEVPASLGKEEAVVYDALSYEAKSIDAVIEGTGLSAAEVSAVLLSLELNGRIRQLPGQQYIRL from the coding sequence ATGGATGAAGCCTCGTTGACCTCCTGGCTCACGCTCCAAGCCATTGATGGCGTCGGCGATCGCACCCTTCTCAAGCTGATCCATGCGTTTGGAGCTCCCGATGCGGTGCTCGGCGCAACGGCGGCCGATTTGATCGGCGCCGGGTGCAGTGTGGAACTGGCTGAATCCGTGCGTCGGGGACCTGAGACGAGTAGGCGGCGGCAGATCGATGGCCAAGTGAAGATCGTTGAACGCCTCAAGATTCAGACCATCACCCTGTTTGATCGATCCTATCCGGCCCGACTCAAAGCCATTCCCGATCCGCCGCCGTTGTTGTATGTGAGCGGAAGTTTATTGCCCAAGGACGAGGTCGCGGTCGCGATCGTGGGCGGACGACGGGCGACGCAATCCGGCAGACTCATCACCGAGGAGATTGCGAAGGACTTGGCCGGATGGGGAGTGACGATCGTGAGCGGTCTCGCTCGTGGAATCGATGCCGCGGCACACCGAGGTGCGCTGACGGGGAAGGGCCGCACGATTGCGGTCCTGGGGTGCGGCATCGATCGGACGTATCCATCAGAACATCAAACGCTGCGGCGGAACATCGAATCGCACGGCGCCGTCATCTCGGAACTGCCGATCGGCGCCGCTCCTCAAAGTCATCACTTCCCTCGAAGAAATCGGATCATCAGCGGGCTTTCGTTGGGCGTGCTGGTGGGTGAAGCCGCGACCGCCAGCGGTTCGTTGATCACCGCCAAACTGGCGTTGGAGCAAGGTCGAGAGGTGTTCGCCGTACCCGGTTCCGTCAAGGAAGAAGCCTGTCGAGGGTCGAATCGCCTGATCAAAGAAGGGGCGAAATTGATCGAAGGAGCCCAGGACATTCTCGACGAGATTCTTCCGCAAGTCGATGCCCGGCAGCGGGCCACGCTGCATCTCGATCGTGCCGTGCCGGAAGTGCCCGCGTCGCTGGGGAAAGAAGAGGCAGTGGTGTACGATGCATTGTCCTATGAGGCCAAATCCATCGATGCCGTGATCGAGGGCACAGGACTGAGTGCAGCGGAGGTGTCGGCGGTGTTGCTGTCGTTGGAATTGAACGGACGGATTCGCCAGTTGCCGGGGCAACAATACATCCGCCTTTAG
- the queA gene encoding tRNA preQ1(34) S-adenosylmethionine ribosyltransferase-isomerase QueA has product MHLSEFDFPFDPSLIALQPVSPRDRARLLVVDRATERLTHRHIADLPLILKPGDLLVVNDTKVMAARVPGIKKPIGTPVEILFVRELSEGRWEIMVKGSFRIGQVIEFDQQSRATIVKRDATGTEVIVESPAPVTRLLQERGVMPLPPYIKRTPIHEDRRWYQTVFAKHEGAIAAPTAGLHFTEDLFQRLNVSGIKIAAVTLHVGPGTFKPVTTERIEDHQMGAEAFTISEGTARAIQKTKQAGGRVVAVGTTVVRTLETVAKEKREIVPMSGESRLFITPGFQFKVVDAVMTNFHLPRTTLLMLVSAFAGIEPMRKAYEEVVKERYRFYSYGDAMLIL; this is encoded by the coding sequence CGATTGTTGGTTGTAGATCGAGCAACCGAACGACTAACCCACCGGCATATTGCCGATCTCCCGCTAATATTGAAGCCGGGTGATCTTCTGGTCGTCAACGATACAAAGGTGATGGCCGCGCGAGTGCCGGGAATCAAGAAACCGATTGGAACACCGGTCGAGATTCTGTTCGTGAGGGAGCTCAGCGAAGGGCGGTGGGAAATCATGGTCAAAGGCTCATTCCGGATCGGCCAGGTCATCGAATTTGATCAACAGTCCCGCGCAACCATTGTGAAACGTGATGCGACGGGTACCGAGGTGATCGTGGAGAGCCCGGCGCCGGTCACCAGACTGCTTCAAGAACGAGGAGTCATGCCGCTTCCGCCGTACATCAAGCGTACGCCGATCCACGAGGATCGCCGGTGGTATCAGACGGTCTTTGCCAAACACGAGGGCGCGATTGCCGCACCGACTGCCGGGCTCCACTTTACTGAAGACCTGTTTCAACGACTGAACGTGTCGGGTATCAAAATCGCGGCGGTGACTCTCCATGTTGGTCCTGGCACATTCAAGCCGGTAACGACCGAGCGGATTGAAGATCATCAGATGGGAGCTGAAGCGTTCACAATCAGCGAAGGTACTGCGAGAGCGATCCAGAAGACCAAACAAGCCGGTGGTAGGGTGGTGGCTGTCGGCACAACGGTTGTTCGTACGCTTGAAACGGTTGCGAAAGAGAAGAGAGAGATCGTTCCGATGTCCGGCGAGAGCCGGCTCTTTATTACCCCAGGGTTTCAGTTCAAGGTCGTCGATGCCGTCATGACGAACTTTCACCTTCCGCGGACCACCTTGTTGATGCTGGTGTCGGCGTTCGCCGGAATAGAGCCGATGCGCAAGGCGTATGAGGAGGTGGTCAAGGAGCGGTATCGTTTCTACAGCTACGGCGACGCGATGCTGATCCTGTAA
- a CDS encoding Rne/Rng family ribonuclease, with protein MGSEIAITVAREETRVAVLDGGVVTDLFGDRAKHKDFVGNIYKGKVAKVLPGMQAAFVDIGLDKAAFMHVSDLLVDAEPGDMLVEAEEDDKDSDMLRPKRQSAKPIEQLLSEGQEVMVQISKGPIGTKGSRVTTYVSLPGRYLVFMPNVDHIGVSRRIPRDEERARLKEIMRRVRRSGFGYIVRTVSEGVKEDELKSDVDFLHVLWQDILTKREQLPAPALLHSDLSLSFRVVRDLFGKKVDRLWIDSRAEYEALRGFVQRFSPEQTSRIHFYEKDEPLFEHLGVEQEIARAMSRKVWLKSGGYLVIDHTEAMTVIDVNTGRFVGKRDQEETILRNNLEAAKEVAYQLKLRGIGGIIIVDFIDMEREKNRDKVYHALVDAMASDKARTRISRISDLGLIEISRERVREDLLRSLSEPCRYCEGRGYTKSPTTVAYEIFREIRRIEPSADQQRIIVGAHPTVAELLQDEERHGVEVLERDCSAKIIVTPDSQLHLEQYDLVVL; from the coding sequence ATGGGAAGTGAAATTGCAATCACCGTCGCGCGGGAAGAAACCCGCGTGGCCGTGCTGGATGGTGGAGTCGTCACCGATTTGTTCGGGGACCGCGCGAAGCATAAGGATTTTGTCGGAAATATCTATAAGGGAAAAGTAGCCAAGGTGTTGCCTGGGATGCAAGCCGCGTTTGTGGATATCGGCTTGGACAAAGCGGCGTTTATGCATGTCTCGGATCTGCTGGTAGACGCCGAGCCGGGCGACATGTTGGTCGAAGCCGAGGAAGACGATAAAGACTCGGACATGCTCCGGCCGAAGCGCCAGAGCGCGAAACCGATCGAACAGCTGCTCAGTGAAGGGCAGGAGGTGATGGTCCAGATTTCCAAGGGCCCGATCGGCACCAAGGGATCGCGCGTGACGACGTATGTCTCGCTTCCGGGGCGCTATCTCGTCTTTATGCCGAATGTCGACCACATCGGCGTGTCTCGGCGAATTCCGCGGGATGAAGAACGAGCGAGATTGAAGGAGATCATGCGTCGGGTCAGGCGCTCCGGCTTCGGCTATATCGTGCGGACGGTCAGCGAAGGCGTCAAGGAAGACGAATTGAAATCCGACGTCGACTTTCTGCACGTCCTCTGGCAGGACATTTTGACGAAGCGGGAACAATTGCCCGCTCCCGCCTTGCTGCATTCCGATCTCAGCTTGAGTTTCCGCGTGGTGAGGGACTTGTTCGGCAAAAAGGTGGATCGATTATGGATCGATTCACGCGCGGAATACGAAGCCCTTCGGGGCTTTGTGCAGCGTTTTTCTCCTGAACAGACCTCGCGAATTCATTTCTACGAGAAGGATGAGCCCTTGTTCGAGCACCTCGGGGTGGAACAAGAAATTGCCCGCGCCATGAGCCGGAAAGTCTGGCTCAAGTCGGGAGGCTATCTCGTGATCGATCATACCGAAGCGATGACGGTGATCGACGTCAACACGGGACGTTTTGTGGGGAAACGGGATCAAGAAGAGACGATCCTTCGCAACAATCTCGAAGCGGCCAAAGAGGTCGCCTATCAATTGAAGTTGCGGGGAATCGGCGGCATCATCATTGTCGATTTCATCGATATGGAGCGTGAGAAGAATCGGGATAAGGTCTATCATGCGTTGGTGGACGCCATGGCGTCGGACAAGGCGAGAACGAGGATCTCCAGGATTTCCGACCTCGGCTTGATCGAGATCTCGCGTGAACGGGTGCGAGAGGACCTGTTGCGTTCGCTGTCGGAGCCGTGCCGCTACTGCGAGGGCCGTGGATACACGAAGTCTCCGACGACCGTGGCGTACGAAATTTTCCGTGAGATCAGACGGATTGAACCGTCGGCCGATCAACAACGGATTATCGTGGGGGCCCATCCCACGGTGGCGGAATTGCTGCAAGACGAAGAACGACACGGCGTGGAAGTATTGGAGCGAGACTGTTCTGCGAAAATCATCGTGACACCGGACAGCCAGTTGCATCTGGAGCAGTACGATCTGGTCGTGCTGTAG
- a CDS encoding SurA N-terminal domain-containing protein translates to MIKTMRDAAHNYPWLLKSIMGLLAVAFVITMGWWGFGEQAGGPVAKVGDQSVSLDEFKRTYENMHRIYKDNVKTDFKEEEFKEFVVGQLVDSRIWIIAAEEMGVRVSDADLRELIMQTPVFQKNGAFDPELYKRILAANHLTPASFEAIQHQEVLANKARMIVRDSVALTPAEIAEGQSLMTRPQDSDQAKAAEAKQRVLDDMLLQKQQRALVSFQQSMKAKLPITIRRELL, encoded by the coding sequence ATGATCAAGACAATGCGCGATGCCGCTCACAACTATCCTTGGCTTCTTAAGTCCATCATGGGACTCTTGGCGGTTGCATTCGTGATTACGATGGGCTGGTGGGGATTCGGCGAACAGGCCGGCGGACCCGTCGCCAAGGTTGGGGATCAATCGGTCTCTCTTGACGAATTTAAGCGCACCTACGAAAACATGCACCGCATCTACAAAGACAACGTCAAGACCGATTTCAAAGAAGAAGAGTTCAAGGAATTCGTCGTCGGACAACTGGTTGATAGTCGTATCTGGATCATTGCGGCTGAAGAAATGGGCGTGCGGGTCTCTGATGCCGATTTACGTGAGCTGATCATGCAAACGCCGGTCTTTCAGAAAAACGGCGCCTTCGACCCGGAGCTTTACAAGCGCATCCTCGCCGCGAATCACCTTACCCCAGCCTCGTTTGAGGCGATCCAGCACCAAGAGGTTTTGGCGAATAAGGCTCGGATGATCGTCCGGGATTCCGTCGCGCTGACCCCTGCGGAGATTGCCGAAGGGCAGTCCCTCATGACCAGACCACAAGATTCTGATCAGGCTAAGGCGGCAGAAGCCAAGCAGCGAGTGTTGGATGACATGCTGTTGCAGAAACAACAACGCGCGCTCGTTTCATTCCAGCAATCCATGAAAGCCAAACTGCCGATCACCATCCGCAGAGAATTGCTGTAA
- a CDS encoding type II toxin-antitoxin system RelE/ParE family toxin has product MAQVRWSLTAGDDLQEIEDFIARDSILHAITFVERIVESTETLLKTPQLDASFRSSIVQTSRSDLPKLPHCLPRPRRRSVHSSHCLWIMRSSRTRPSRTLRD; this is encoded by the coding sequence GTGGCGCAAGTCCGCTGGTCGCTGACCGCTGGGGACGATCTTCAGGAGATCGAAGACTTTATTGCACGCGATTCCATTCTTCATGCGATCACGTTCGTTGAACGCATCGTCGAATCCACCGAAACGCTACTCAAAACACCCCAATTGGACGCATCGTTCCGGAGTTCGATCGTCCAGACCTCGAGAAGTGATCTTCCGAAATTACCGCATTGTCTACCTCGTCCAAGACGACGCAGTGTTCATTCTTCGCATTGCCTATGGATCATGAGATCTTCTCGCACTCGTCCGTCGAGAACCTTGAGAGATTAG
- the rodA gene encoding rod shape-determining protein RodA: MIDRLTEHRGLDSFDIRYVGLILAILGIGVLSIYSVTQGQQGGRAPYYLKQLIWIGLGAAAFLVMWASDYHHLARFAYPAYAFILLMLVFVLFEGRTSKGAQRWIALGPFSFQPSEFAKLILILVLAHYYSKAPRVGWLQRVIVPGLLVLPGLILILKQPDLGSGLSFVAVYAAMLLMVGVRSQALGFILLFSIMLFPFAWEGVWGSLHDYQRQRIMAFVDSDYDLGGKGYHALQSKIAIGSGELLGKGLYGGTQSQLKFLPEGHTDFVFAVFAEEWGFLGVLVLLALFVALIWLSLEIASKAKDQLGALLAVGIVAMLCFCVVVNIGMTAGMFPIVGIPLPLVSYGGSATIMTMAALGLLLNVKRKRLSLFY, encoded by the coding sequence ATGATCGATCGATTGACCGAACATCGAGGACTCGACAGTTTCGATATCCGCTATGTCGGCTTGATCCTCGCTATTCTGGGGATCGGCGTATTGTCCATATACAGCGTCACGCAGGGGCAGCAGGGCGGGAGGGCGCCGTATTATCTCAAGCAGTTGATCTGGATAGGTTTGGGCGCGGCGGCCTTCCTGGTCATGTGGGCATCGGACTACCATCATCTTGCGCGGTTTGCCTATCCAGCCTACGCCTTTATCTTGTTGATGCTGGTGTTTGTGTTATTCGAAGGGCGCACGAGCAAGGGAGCGCAGCGGTGGATCGCGCTGGGCCCGTTCAGTTTTCAACCGTCTGAATTCGCCAAGCTTATCCTCATCTTGGTGCTGGCCCATTACTACTCGAAGGCCCCACGCGTGGGATGGCTGCAGCGGGTCATCGTCCCGGGGCTTTTGGTGCTGCCCGGCCTCATCTTGATCTTGAAACAGCCCGATTTGGGAAGCGGGCTCAGCTTTGTCGCGGTGTATGCCGCCATGTTGCTCATGGTGGGCGTTCGTTCGCAAGCCTTAGGATTTATTCTATTGTTCTCGATCATGTTGTTCCCGTTCGCCTGGGAGGGCGTGTGGGGGTCCTTGCATGATTACCAGCGACAGCGCATTATGGCGTTCGTCGATTCCGATTACGACCTAGGAGGAAAGGGGTACCATGCTCTGCAATCGAAGATCGCGATCGGATCGGGGGAGCTGCTCGGGAAAGGGCTCTACGGCGGCACTCAAAGTCAGCTGAAGTTTTTGCCGGAAGGCCATACCGATTTTGTATTCGCCGTCTTTGCGGAAGAATGGGGATTTCTCGGCGTGTTGGTGCTGTTGGCGTTGTTTGTGGCATTGATTTGGCTCTCGCTGGAAATTGCGTCCAAGGCGAAGGATCAGCTTGGCGCGCTGCTTGCCGTGGGGATCGTGGCGATGTTGTGTTTCTGTGTCGTAGTCAATATCGGCATGACGGCGGGGATGTTTCCGATCGTCGGCATTCCCTTGCCGCTGGTGAGCTATGGCGGAAGCGCCACGATTATGACCATGGCGGCATTGGGCTTGTTATTGAACGTCAAGCGGAAGCGGTTGAGCCTGTTTTATTGA
- the mreC gene encoding rod shape-determining protein MreC, producing MRMVNLRVSYSTRRVALVLAVILVLGSLLLPGQLQSVFQQMGSPLGWVISWPLQAVAGIHDRIADVWGRYVALQEVEEENQQLKRELDLLKEQNGQLREASVATERLSALLEFKKQALPTSVAAQVIGRDTGNWYKTIILNKGASDGIQSDQGVITPAGVVGRVVKTTASTAVVLVVTDPNNAIAGLIQRTRDEGIVEGTTQGQARLKYIPLLSNARPGDHVVTSGLVGGFPRGIPIGTIIRIDKEEEALFQSAELSPEVDPNRVEDVLVIRSSPIPTEGERLGVPKSKP from the coding sequence ATGCGGATGGTCAATTTACGCGTATCGTACAGCACTCGGCGTGTCGCTCTCGTTCTCGCCGTCATTCTCGTGCTCGGCTCTCTCCTTCTACCAGGACAGCTCCAAAGCGTCTTTCAGCAGATGGGTAGTCCCCTTGGATGGGTGATCAGCTGGCCTCTCCAGGCCGTGGCCGGGATCCATGATCGGATCGCCGACGTTTGGGGACGATACGTGGCACTTCAAGAGGTCGAGGAAGAAAATCAGCAGTTGAAGCGAGAGCTGGATCTGCTCAAGGAACAAAACGGGCAACTGCGAGAAGCCTCGGTGGCGACGGAGCGGCTGTCGGCGCTGCTGGAGTTTAAGAAGCAAGCCCTTCCCACATCCGTGGCCGCCCAAGTGATCGGGCGCGATACCGGTAATTGGTATAAGACCATCATTTTGAACAAGGGGGCCTCCGACGGAATTCAATCGGACCAGGGCGTGATTACTCCGGCAGGTGTGGTCGGTCGTGTCGTCAAGACCACGGCCTCCACCGCCGTCGTCTTGGTCGTGACGGATCCCAATAATGCGATCGCCGGACTGATCCAACGCACGAGAGATGAGGGAATCGTCGAAGGGACGACGCAGGGACAGGCTCGACTCAAGTACATTCCGCTGTTGTCCAATGCGCGGCCGGGCGATCATGTCGTCACGTCGGGACTGGTCGGGGGGTTCCCGCGCGGTATCCCGATCGGCACGATCATACGAATCGATAAAGAGGAAGAAGCGCTGTTCCAATCTGCGGAACTTTCTCCGGAGGTGGATCCGAATCGGGTCGAAGACGTGTTGGTCATTCGATCCTCCCCGATCCCGACCGAAGGGGAGAGACTTGGCGTTCCAAAGTCCAAGCCATGA
- the mrdA gene encoding penicillin-binding protein 2: protein MTTVHYPETEFGDLHRRLFILRVGLLLVVALLGLRLWHLQIREGPYYRDLSENNRTRLVLLEPARGLIYDRHGVLLANNVPSFSLYVTLEDVKDREALIQQLTDLLGLDPALVRKKMTAKGSKLLPRKIKDRMTLRDATLVESHRLDMPGVMIQVESQRNYPGGVTAAHLLGYVGEISADQLEKPEFIDLHQGSIVGQYGVEKSYDRHMRGMAGQKNVEVDALGHEKKAVVVERPQAGNDLYLTIDARLQKVAEDLLGQEYGAIVALDPSSGDILAMASRPGFDPNVLSRELTAKQWVEIVQDEGRPLNNRASQGQYPPGSTFKIPMAVAALETKTMSPSSTVFCNGGYQFGKRVYHDWKASGHGYVDLHNALVHSCDVYFYTIGQRMGIDVMAEFGKDFGLGKATGVELPSERSGIMPSTAWKQKAKHEQWLPGETISAAIGQGYVTVTPLQMASLVGTVANNGVSYRPRLVQAVMDRTSGNLQELPAVPRGKINAKPETFRIIKDALADVVTKGTATRAKSSMVTIGGKTGTAQVAALRTGPEENIPKKFRDHAWFVAFAPVESPKIAVAVLAEHMGHGGAAAAPLAKEVIETYMKLAPQVPAVTSSLSGANGPERPAKDS, encoded by the coding sequence GTGACGACGGTGCATTATCCGGAAACAGAATTTGGCGATCTCCATCGGCGGCTCTTCATCCTCCGTGTGGGGCTCTTGCTGGTGGTGGCGCTCCTCGGCCTTCGCCTTTGGCACCTTCAAATTCGTGAAGGACCGTACTATCGAGACTTGTCGGAAAACAATCGCACCAGACTGGTGCTGCTCGAGCCGGCGCGTGGCCTCATCTATGATCGGCACGGTGTCCTCTTGGCGAACAACGTCCCGAGCTTCAGCCTCTACGTCACGCTGGAAGACGTGAAGGATCGCGAAGCCTTGATTCAACAGCTGACCGACTTGCTCGGTCTCGATCCGGCCCTCGTTCGGAAAAAAATGACGGCGAAGGGCAGCAAGCTGCTTCCGCGCAAGATCAAAGACCGCATGACCTTGCGCGATGCCACGCTGGTGGAATCTCACCGTCTCGACATGCCCGGGGTCATGATCCAGGTGGAGTCGCAGCGCAACTATCCGGGCGGTGTGACGGCGGCCCATCTCCTGGGCTACGTCGGAGAAATTTCAGCGGATCAATTGGAAAAACCGGAGTTTATCGATCTCCACCAAGGCAGCATCGTGGGGCAGTATGGTGTGGAAAAGTCCTATGATCGACACATGCGGGGAATGGCCGGACAGAAGAACGTCGAAGTCGATGCGCTCGGCCACGAGAAAAAGGCGGTGGTGGTCGAGAGGCCGCAAGCGGGGAACGATCTCTATCTCACGATCGATGCGCGGCTCCAGAAAGTGGCTGAGGATTTACTGGGCCAAGAGTACGGCGCCATCGTCGCACTTGATCCGAGCAGCGGTGATATTCTGGCGATGGCCAGCCGTCCAGGCTTCGACCCAAACGTGCTCTCACGGGAACTGACCGCCAAGCAATGGGTCGAAATCGTGCAGGACGAAGGGCGTCCGTTGAACAACCGCGCCTCACAGGGGCAGTATCCACCCGGATCCACCTTCAAGATTCCCATGGCCGTCGCCGCGTTGGAGACCAAAACCATGTCACCCTCCAGCACGGTGTTCTGTAACGGGGGATACCAGTTCGGCAAGCGCGTGTATCATGACTGGAAAGCCAGCGGGCATGGGTACGTCGATCTGCACAATGCGCTCGTCCATTCCTGTGACGTGTACTTTTATACGATCGGTCAACGGATGGGGATCGATGTGATGGCCGAGTTTGGGAAGGATTTCGGGCTTGGGAAGGCCACGGGCGTGGAATTGCCGTCGGAACGATCCGGTATCATGCCATCAACCGCCTGGAAACAGAAGGCCAAGCATGAACAGTGGTTGCCCGGCGAAACGATTTCAGCCGCCATCGGACAGGGCTATGTGACCGTGACACCATTGCAGATGGCGAGTCTCGTCGGCACGGTCGCGAACAACGGCGTGAGCTACCGTCCTCGTCTGGTGCAGGCGGTCATGGATCGAACGTCGGGAAACCTTCAAGAGTTGCCGGCCGTTCCGCGTGGAAAAATCAATGCGAAACCGGAGACCTTCCGCATCATCAAGGACGCGCTCGCCGATGTCGTCACAAAGGGAACGGCGACGAGGGCGAAATCCTCCATGGTGACGATCGGTGGAAAGACGGGCACGGCTCAGGTGGCGGCGCTCCGGACCGGACCGGAGGAAAATATTCCCAAAAAGTTCAGAGACCACGCGTGGTTCGTCGCGTTTGCGCCCGTGGAATCACCGAAGATCGCCGTCGCCGTGCTCGCCGAACATATGGGGCATGGGGGGGCCGCCGCCGCTCCCCTTGCGAAGGAAGTGATCGAAACGTATATGAAGCTTGCTCCGCAGGTGCCGGCCGTCACATCGAGTCTATCCGGCGCGAATGGGCCGGAGCGGCCCGCGAAAGACTCATGA